Proteins from a genomic interval of Papaver somniferum cultivar HN1 chromosome 4, ASM357369v1, whole genome shotgun sequence:
- the LOC113272529 gene encoding calsequestrin-1-like — translation MVTSSSDYSSSSSEDDSKTSAAKTRANTDHAKKTINASDSDAEEEEPTWEPMERRSRPYPPHMEIERLVEADLQDERDEEDYWDAMYGDVEEEFPSSDSDSSEKESEEDSSEDDDDDDDDDESDDSDD, via the exons atggtgacttccagtagTGATTATTCTTCTAGCTCTTCTGAGGATGACTCGAAGACCTCTGCAGCCAAAACACGTGCCAACACGGATCACGCTAAGAAGACAATAAATG CCTCAGACTCAGATGCCGAAGAAGAGGAACCCACATGGGAGCCGATGGAACGCAGAAGTAGGCCATATCCACCACACATGGAGATTGAGCGATTGGTTGAGGCTGATCTCCAAGATGAACGTGATGAAGAAGATTACTGGGATGCAATGTACGGCGATGTCGAGGAAGAATTCCCCAGTTCAGATAGTGATTCTTCCGAGAAAGAGTCTGAAGAGGATTCTtcagaggatgatgatgatgatgatgatgatgacgaatcAGATGACTCTGACGATTAG